One window of Helicobacter sp. MIT 99-5507 genomic DNA carries:
- a CDS encoding FAD-binding and (Fe-S)-binding domain-containing protein — protein sequence MSSKHREFYIRAKEFLKDRIYIDYLRRFALGTDASCYRYIPQVVIRAYSEDEIIKILKLSDEFNLALTFRAYGSSLSGQGLSDSILVITTTNWNKIQVNNDSIRLDCGVIGSDANAILKDKNKKIGPDPATITMASIGGIVANNSSGMCCGVKQNSYQTIKSIRVILQDGAILDTSNKQSIESFLKTHKHIVDSLLALREEILQDSMLKELIYKKYKIKNTTGYSINSLLDFDDIKDILNHIFVGSEGTLGFISSVELYSVKDCKYKACGLLFYKNILEAAKAVKILAKNDDIIQSAEIMDYNSLKSVQNLKDIPEILLKIKEGYACILIQTQSDLQNELDENLRIIKDSLKDTNMALEALYSQDENEFSKWWKIRKGLLPIASMARGDGSSVITEDVCFEIDKLGDGITEITNLFKKYNFNGIIFGHALSGNVHFIITPNLNNKKEKENFENLVFDMAKIVSSMGGSIKAEHGTGRMMAPFVEMEWGKKAYEINKKIKNIFDKKNLLNPDVIITNDPLIHTKNIKEMSKIEDFINKCMECGFCQKACPSEALTLNPRQRITIWREMERLRKLDSQESLALLATLQKQYEYLGNETCAACSMCATLCPLEIDTANIALNLRQKDTNKFVKHIIKNMSFYTKSASSGLNLTHTLNPNLFSSLSTKARHISRKIPYLYKNLPKGNKFIPNHTQMQYKDSVIYFTTCINRTFKTNDTPLYKVVESLCDKAHINVIYPKEIQNMCCGKAFAQYKDLHDENTQTILEILLKISDNGTIPIILDHSACSMHLVKILKDSKLKIYDLPQYIYEVILKKVKINKINEDIAVYAMCALKKNNLDSIIEDISKICTNGKIIKNSIFCCGFAGNKGFFTPELNKNALRGLTNFYDTTKIKRGFSSSTTCEIGLNDYSNISWRNIAYLVDEVSSKDLIE from the coding sequence ATTTCATCAAAACATAGAGAGTTTTATATAAGGGCAAAAGAGTTTTTAAAAGATAGAATCTATATTGATTATTTAAGGAGATTTGCACTAGGGACTGATGCATCTTGTTATAGATACATTCCACAAGTTGTAATTAGGGCTTATAGTGAAGATGAAATCATAAAAATATTAAAATTAAGCGATGAATTCAATCTAGCACTTACATTTAGAGCATATGGAAGCTCCCTTTCAGGGCAAGGTTTAAGCGATAGTATATTAGTCATCACAACAACAAATTGGAATAAAATACAAGTAAATAATGATTCAATTAGACTTGATTGCGGTGTCATTGGAAGTGATGCAAATGCAATTCTAAAAGATAAAAATAAAAAAATTGGACCAGACCCAGCGACTATTACAATGGCTTCAATTGGCGGAATTGTAGCTAATAATTCTAGTGGAATGTGTTGCGGTGTGAAACAAAATAGCTATCAAACAATAAAATCAATTCGTGTTATCTTACAAGATGGGGCAATTCTTGATACTTCAAACAAACAAAGCATAGAATCTTTTCTTAAAACTCACAAGCATATAGTGGATTCTTTGCTTGCTTTAAGAGAAGAAATATTGCAAGATTCCATGTTAAAAGAGCTGATATATAAAAAATATAAGATAAAAAATACAACAGGATATTCTATCAATTCACTTCTTGATTTTGATGATATAAAAGATATCTTAAATCATATTTTTGTAGGTAGTGAAGGGACTTTAGGCTTCATATCAAGTGTTGAATTATATAGTGTAAAAGATTGCAAATACAAAGCTTGTGGATTGTTATTTTATAAAAATATATTAGAGGCAGCCAAAGCAGTAAAAATCCTAGCCAAAAATGATGATATCATCCAAAGTGCAGAGATTATGGATTATAATTCATTAAAAAGTGTGCAGAATCTAAAAGATATCCCAGAAATACTACTTAAGATAAAAGAGGGATATGCTTGTATTTTGATACAAACACAAAGTGATTTGCAAAATGAATTAGATGAGAATCTAAGAATAATAAAAGATTCTCTAAAAGACACAAATATGGCACTAGAAGCACTATATAGTCAAGATGAAAATGAATTTAGCAAATGGTGGAAGATTAGAAAAGGCTTGCTTCCTATTGCTTCAATGGCAAGAGGTGATGGAAGTAGCGTAATTACCGAAGATGTGTGTTTTGAGATTGATAAGCTTGGGGATGGAATAACTGAAATTACCAATTTATTTAAAAAATATAATTTTAATGGAATTATTTTTGGGCATGCACTAAGTGGGAATGTGCATTTTATCATCACACCAAATCTAAATAACAAAAAAGAAAAAGAAAACTTTGAAAATCTCGTATTTGATATGGCAAAAATCGTATCTAGCATGGGAGGAAGCATCAAAGCAGAGCATGGCACAGGGAGAATGATGGCTCCATTTGTAGAAATGGAATGGGGTAAAAAAGCTTATGAAATAAATAAAAAAATCAAAAATATTTTTGATAAAAAAAATCTATTAAATCCAGATGTAATAATCACAAATGATCCGCTAATACATACAAAAAATATCAAAGAAATGTCAAAAATAGAAGATTTTATCAATAAATGTATGGAATGCGGATTCTGTCAAAAAGCTTGCCCTAGTGAGGCACTCACTCTAAATCCAAGGCAAAGAATTACAATATGGCGTGAAATGGAGCGATTAAGAAAACTAGATTCACAAGAATCTCTAGCACTTCTAGCTACATTGCAAAAACAATATGAATATTTAGGGAATGAAACTTGCGCAGCTTGTTCTATGTGTGCGACTTTGTGTCCTTTAGAAATCGATACTGCAAATATCGCTCTAAATTTAAGACAAAAAGATACAAATAAATTTGTAAAACATATAATAAAAAATATGTCTTTTTATACAAAAAGTGCATCAAGTGGGCTAAATCTCACCCATACACTAAATCCAAATCTATTTTCTAGTCTCTCAACAAAAGCTAGGCATATAAGCAGAAAAATACCTTATCTATACAAAAATCTGCCTAAAGGCAATAAATTTATACCAAATCACACACAAATGCAATATAAGGATTCTGTTATATACTTTACTACATGCATAAATAGGACTTTTAAAACAAACGATACTCCACTATACAAAGTAGTAGAATCTTTATGCGATAAAGCACATATCAATGTAATATATCCAAAAGAAATACAAAATATGTGCTGCGGGAAGGCATTTGCACAATATAAAGATTTACATGATGAAAATACACAAACAATATTAGAGATTCTGCTTAAAATAAGCGATAATGGAACGATACCAATCATACTTGATCATAGTGCTTGCAGCATGCATCTAGTAAAAATACTAAAAGATTCTAAATTAAAAATTTATGATTTACCACAATATATCTATGAAGTAATATTAAAAAAAGTAAAAATCAACAAAATAAATGAAGATATAGCAGTATATGCTATGTGTGCATTAAAAAAGAATAATTTAGATTCTATTATAGAAGATATAAGCAAAATTTGCACAAATGGAAAAATTATAAAAAATTCTATATTTTGTTGCGGATTTGCTGGGAATAAAGGCTTTTTTACTCCAGAATTAAATAAAAATGCCCTCAGAGGATTAACAAACTTTTATGATACAACAAAAATAAAAAGAGGCTTTAGCAGCTCTACTACATGCGAGATTGGGCTAAATGACTATAGTAATATATCATGGAGAAATATCGCATATCTTGTAGATGAGGTATCTTCAAAGGATTTGATTGAATAA
- a CDS encoding CZB domain-containing protein, producing the protein MAYKQAMYSLIFKISNEFKQVDGHSCRFGKWYYEGIGKREFSNTMGYKKVETPHDSIHNEANTLAKQLLDNTQSTPKSIIDEKITSIEESSTQIFNAIDDMLNEKISSTMAEIQTAIKSE; encoded by the coding sequence GTGGCATACAAACAAGCTATGTATTCATTAATATTTAAAATATCAAATGAGTTCAAACAAGTAGATGGACATTCATGCAGATTTGGAAAATGGTATTATGAAGGTATTGGCAAAAGAGAATTCTCTAATACTATGGGGTATAAAAAAGTTGAAACTCCTCATGATAGTATTCACAATGAGGCAAATACACTTGCTAAGCAATTGCTTGATAATACACAATCAACACCAAAAAGCATAATTGATGAAAAAATCACATCTATAGAAGAATCTAGCACGCAAATATTTAATGCTATCGATGATATGTTAAATGAAAAAATATCATCAACAATGGCAGAAATCCAAACAGCAATAAAATCTGAATAG
- a CDS encoding MotE family protein — protein MKRLFFLYFFCILFANGNENPSNVIDCNIIFEQRKSELINQLREIEEQKRLMTTLYNQQQAQNDKKLQELELKEQKVESLLKEVKDKEQEIRDLIKQNEEILANIQNVNSEKISQTYSQMRDSKAAPIIENMPLKDAAELLYSMQAKDMGKILSKMTPQRAAKLTEMLRLGPPFEDLE, from the coding sequence ATGAAAAGATTATTTTTTCTTTATTTTTTTTGTATTTTATTTGCTAATGGAAATGAAAATCCAAGCAATGTTATAGATTGTAATATCATTTTTGAGCAACGCAAAAGCGAATTGATTAATCAATTAAGAGAAATAGAAGAACAAAAAAGATTAATGACAACTCTTTATAATCAACAGCAAGCACAAAATGATAAAAAGCTTCAAGAGTTAGAGTTAAAGGAACAAAAAGTAGAATCTTTACTAAAAGAGGTAAAAGATAAAGAACAAGAAATTAGAGATTTAATAAAGCAAAATGAAGAGATTCTAGCAAATATCCAAAATGTAAATAGTGAAAAAATAAGTCAGACTTACTCTCAAATGCGAGATTCTAAAGCAGCTCCAATTATAGAAAATATGCCATTAAAAGATGCTGCAGAATTGTTATATTCAATGCAGGCAAAAGATATGGGCAAGATTCTATCAAAGATGACGCCACAAAGAGCCGCAAAGCTTACTGAAATGCTAAGACTTGGACCACCATTTGAAGATTTGGAATAA
- the pseI gene encoding pseudaminic acid synthase produces the protein MFIVAELSANHNKDLNLAKESLYAIKECGASAVKLQTYTPDSLTLNCKSDIFKIKSNTIWDNKYLYDLYKEAYMPLEWNVELFELAKKIDLICFSSAFDKKGVDLLETLNNPIYKIASFEITDIPLIQYIAKKQKPIILSSGIAIGDEMREAIEAIRQVGNNNITILKCTSSYPAPLNSLNLSNMLIFEKKYGVKYGISDHSIGFHAAIIAVSLKASMIEKHFILDKKYGGVDSKFSMDKDEFKQLVQIIKDTKNAIGDTNYKIDSSNIKENNDEIPQGREFARSLFVSKDIKKGEIIKADNIKSIRPNNGLPPKYLNEIIGKTAKKDLKFGEPLTWDSLK, from the coding sequence ATGTTTATTGTTGCAGAGCTTAGTGCAAATCATAATAAAGATTTAAATCTTGCAAAAGAAAGTCTATATGCAATAAAAGAATGTGGCGCTAGTGCAGTCAAACTTCAAACATACACACCAGATAGCCTCACACTAAATTGCAAAAGTGATATTTTTAAAATCAAATCAAATACAATTTGGGATAATAAATATTTATATGATTTATACAAAGAAGCATATATGCCGCTAGAATGGAATGTAGAATTATTTGAATTAGCAAAAAAAATAGATTTAATATGCTTTAGCAGTGCTTTTGACAAAAAAGGTGTAGATTTGCTAGAGACACTAAATAATCCCATATATAAAATTGCAAGCTTTGAGATAACAGATATTCCACTTATTCAATACATAGCAAAAAAACAAAAACCTATCATTTTATCAAGTGGTATTGCAATAGGCGATGAAATGAGAGAGGCAATAGAGGCAATAAGGCAAGTTGGAAACAATAATATAACGATATTAAAATGCACGAGTTCGTATCCAGCACCACTAAATTCACTCAATCTATCCAATATGCTTATTTTTGAAAAAAAATATGGTGTCAAATATGGAATCTCAGATCATAGCATTGGATTTCATGCCGCTATCATAGCAGTAAGCCTAAAAGCAAGCATGATTGAAAAGCATTTTATTTTAGATAAAAAATATGGCGGAGTAGATTCTAAATTTAGTATGGACAAAGATGAGTTTAAGCAATTAGTCCAAATAATAAAAGATACAAAAAATGCAATTGGAGATACTAATTATAAAATAGATTCTAGTAACATAAAAGAAAATAATGATGAAATACCACAAGGAAGAGAGTTTGCAAGGAGTCTATTTGTAAGCAAAGATATAAAAAAAGGTGAAATAATAAAGGCTGATAATATAAAATCTATTCGCCCAAATAATGGATTGCCCCCAAAATACCTAAATGAAATAATAGGCAAGACTGCAAAAAAAGATTTAAAATTTGGAGAGCCACTTACTTGGGATAGTCTTAAATAA
- a CDS encoding transglycosylase domain-containing protein — protein MTRKVLFTFLFLAVFFIITLLTIIIFDTQSKVSAIKNYKPKIALRILDRKDRLIANVFEDQFRYFASFDEIPPRIIETLLAVEDTMFFEHSGINFDAISRAILKNIKSGGYMEGGSTITQQLVKNVVLSNEKTLDRKLREAVLAMQVENMLTKEEILEKYINHIYFGHGYYGVKTAAHGYFNKDLQSLTLKEMAMLMALPRAPSYYDPVKNFEFSISRANSILERMHSIGWINKDEYQVAINERPKVYNQTLSQNLAPHVVDEVLRQLSDIKDIKTGGYIVKTNIDLDYQAIAQKSLIYGYNNIQKRLKSRNEQKELAEGEVDTLNGAIVVTENGSGNILALVGGIDYTKSNFNRATQSQRQFGSTIKPFFYQIAFDMGYSPASSISDTAKSFGELVEKDEKKSSENPEIINENIHQEITQEMPNQDEITGEITEEDTRWKPRNFNKSFSGLVTLKEALQYSLNLATINLVDLVGFYNVYNKMIDYGFKNIQRDMSIILGSVALSPLEAARHYSIFSNYGTINEPKLIRSVIDIDNNEKYAIENNSIEMTTKEQAFLTIDLLKNIVENGTGKRAKVNGIELAGKTGTSNDNIDAWFSGFSPTLQVVIWYGRDDNTSIGKYESGGVVSAPVFSHFFSNIIKFEPGLKRSFDLPEGVFKQNVNGKNYYYTIKSKIPKQIINNLDENLIF, from the coding sequence ATCACTAGAAAAGTATTATTTACATTTTTATTTTTAGCGGTATTTTTTATTATTACTTTATTAACCATCATTATTTTTGATACACAAAGCAAAGTATCAGCAATAAAAAACTACAAACCAAAAATCGCACTTAGAATCCTAGATAGAAAAGATAGATTAATAGCAAATGTATTTGAAGATCAATTTAGATATTTTGCAAGTTTTGATGAGATTCCACCAAGGATAATAGAAACATTGCTTGCAGTTGAAGATACGATGTTTTTTGAACATAGTGGTATAAACTTTGATGCAATAAGTAGAGCAATATTAAAAAATATAAAAAGTGGTGGGTATATGGAAGGTGGCAGCACAATCACGCAGCAGCTAGTAAAAAATGTAGTATTATCGAATGAAAAAACACTAGATAGAAAGTTAAGAGAAGCAGTTCTTGCAATGCAAGTAGAAAATATGCTTACAAAAGAAGAAATACTAGAAAAATATATAAACCATATTTATTTTGGACATGGATATTATGGCGTAAAAACTGCAGCACATGGATACTTTAATAAAGATTTACAAAGCCTCACACTAAAAGAAATGGCAATGCTTATGGCACTACCTAGAGCTCCATCTTATTATGATCCTGTAAAAAACTTTGAATTTTCAATATCAAGAGCAAATAGTATATTGGAGAGAATGCATTCAATTGGCTGGATAAACAAAGATGAATACCAAGTAGCAATAAATGAGAGACCAAAGGTATATAATCAAACATTAAGTCAGAATCTTGCCCCTCATGTAGTAGATGAAGTATTAAGGCAGCTTAGTGATATTAAAGATATAAAAACTGGTGGATACATAGTAAAAACAAATATAGATTTAGATTATCAAGCAATAGCACAAAAATCACTTATATATGGTTATAACAATATTCAAAAAAGATTAAAAAGTAGAAATGAACAAAAAGAACTAGCTGAAGGTGAAGTTGATACACTAAATGGAGCAATAGTTGTTACAGAAAATGGAAGCGGAAATATACTAGCTTTGGTTGGTGGTATAGACTATACAAAAAGCAATTTTAATCGCGCAACACAATCACAAAGACAATTTGGGAGCACAATAAAACCTTTCTTTTATCAAATTGCTTTTGATATGGGATATTCCCCTGCAAGCAGTATTTCTGATACAGCAAAAAGTTTTGGAGAACTTGTAGAAAAAGATGAGAAAAAATCTAGTGAGAATCCAGAAATAATAAATGAAAATATCCATCAAGAAATCACACAAGAAATGCCAAATCAAGATGAAATCACAGGAGAAATTACAGAAGAAGACACAAGATGGAAACCTAGAAATTTTAATAAAAGCTTTAGCGGTTTAGTTACTCTAAAAGAAGCACTACAATACTCGCTAAATCTTGCTACTATCAATCTTGTTGATTTAGTTGGATTCTATAATGTCTATAATAAAATGATAGATTATGGCTTTAAGAATATTCAAAGAGATATGTCAATCATATTAGGAAGCGTTGCTTTATCGCCACTTGAAGCAGCAAGGCACTACTCGATATTCTCAAATTATGGCACTATAAATGAACCAAAACTAATAAGAAGCGTGATAGATATAGATAATAATGAAAAATATGCAATAGAAAATAATTCAATAGAAATGACAACAAAAGAGCAAGCTTTTTTAACAATCGATTTATTAAAAAATATTGTTGAAAATGGAACTGGAAAAAGAGCAAAAGTAAATGGTATAGAATTAGCAGGCAAAACTGGAACATCAAATGACAATATTGATGCGTGGTTTAGTGGATTCTCGCCAACATTGCAAGTTGTTATTTGGTATGGTAGAGATGATAATACTTCTATTGGTAAATATGAATCTGGTGGAGTTGTATCTGCGCCTGTATTTTCACATTTCTTTAGCAATATCATAAAATTTGAACCAGGTTTAAAAAGGAGTTTTGATTTGCCAGAAGGTGTCTTTAAGCAAAATGTAAATGGTAAAAACTACTACTACACGATAAAATCAAAGATTCCAAAACAAATAATAAACAACCTGGATGAAAATCTAATTTTCTAG
- a CDS encoding di-trans,poly-cis-decaprenylcistransferase, translating into MNKLKHLAIIMDGNGRWAKERKMKRTEGHKEGVNVVRDITKWCAKNNISFLSLYAFSTENWSRPKIEVDFLMKLLEKYLIKEASTYMDNNIKFRVIGDMNGFSNKLRDLILSLEEKTSKNTSLTQILALNYGSKDEIARAVLKTKIPDNITKNEVLNLIQANLDTANIPDVDLLIRTGGEKRLSNFLLLQSAYAELYFCDTLFPDFKSDELEKIIDDFKKRNRRFGNI; encoded by the coding sequence TTGAATAAACTAAAACATCTTGCAATCATAATGGATGGAAATGGTAGATGGGCAAAAGAGCGTAAGATGAAACGGACAGAAGGACACAAAGAAGGTGTAAATGTAGTGCGAGATATTACAAAATGGTGTGCCAAAAATAATATTTCATTTTTAAGTTTATATGCATTTTCAACAGAAAATTGGTCGCGTCCAAAAATAGAAGTTGATTTTTTGATGAAATTATTAGAAAAATATCTAATCAAAGAAGCTTCAACATATATGGATAATAATATCAAATTTAGAGTGATTGGCGATATGAATGGCTTTTCAAATAAACTTAGAGATTTGATATTATCACTAGAAGAAAAAACATCAAAAAACACATCTCTTACGCAGATTCTAGCACTAAATTATGGATCAAAAGATGAGATTGCAAGAGCGGTATTAAAGACAAAGATTCCAGATAATATTACAAAAAATGAAGTCTTAAACCTAATACAAGCAAATCTTGATACAGCAAATATTCCAGATGTTGATTTATTGATACGCACAGGTGGCGAAAAAAGATTATCAAATTTTTTATTATTACAAAGTGCATATGCAGAGCTTTATTTTTGTGATACATTATTTCCAGATTTTAAAAGTGATGAATTAGAAAAAATTATAGATGATTTTAAAAAGCGAAATAGAAGATTTGGAAATATTTAA
- a CDS encoding Fur family transcriptional regulator, which produces MVSKLNNQEIKKTESLEIILDKLRKVVAAKKLKTSKQREDILTIIYNSKVHLSSEGIAVVMKNNNKHCSVSSIYRILQFLETYGFVTSIDVDKSGKKYEIASKEHHYHIICLSCGNIVEFIDNDIKNKQLEITKSLQFQLISDNLRLFVLCDKCRKKQKGLQTI; this is translated from the coding sequence ATGGTATCAAAATTAAATAATCAAGAGATTAAAAAGACAGAATCTCTAGAAATCATATTAGATAAATTACGGAAGGTCGTAGCAGCAAAAAAATTAAAAACTTCAAAACAAAGAGAAGATATTTTAACAATTATTTATAATAGCAAAGTTCATCTAAGCAGTGAAGGCATCGCTGTTGTTATGAAAAACAATAACAAACATTGCTCCGTTTCATCAATTTATAGAATCTTGCAATTTTTAGAAACATATGGATTTGTAACCTCAATTGATGTTGATAAAAGTGGCAAAAAATATGAAATTGCATCAAAAGAACATCATTATCATATCATTTGCTTAAGTTGTGGCAATATCGTTGAATTTATTGATAATGATATAAAAAATAAACAACTTGAAATTACAAAATCTCTACAATTCCAACTAATCAGCGATAATCTTAGATTATTTGTTCTTTGTGATAAATGCAGGAAAAAACAAAAAGGTTTGCAAACTATTTAG
- a CDS encoding adenylosuccinate synthase produces MSKCDVIVGIQWGDEGKGKIVDNLAKNYDIVVRYQGGHNAGHTIVVDGKKIALHLIPSGILYDNCINLIGNGVVINVEAFLDEISQFKNINGRIYISPKAHLILPYHEIIDKFKEKDSNRSIGTTCKGIGPAYVDKVGRNGFRVGDLLDTDSMIDKMKDYLKSIEFYSSIYDVKLPSIDELASKILFYSNNLKPFIKDTNEILWNAMDNNKKILLEGAQGSMLDIDHGTYPFVTSSNTISAGACNGSGISPHDIGEVIGIAKAYCTRVGKGYFPSEDFGEDGKRLQKNGFEFGTTTGRTRRCGWFDAFACKYAIRLNGVTSLALMKLDVLSGFDSIKVCIGYKKDGKELNSFPYSLDKVEPIYKEFEGFDDVSGIREFDKLPKKAQEYILSLEQILGTRISIISTSPEREDTIKR; encoded by the coding sequence ATGAGTAAGTGTGATGTTATAGTTGGAATCCAGTGGGGTGATGAAGGTAAAGGCAAGATTGTAGATAATCTAGCTAAAAATTATGATATTGTTGTTCGCTATCAAGGCGGTCATAATGCAGGACATACAATAGTTGTAGATGGTAAAAAAATAGCTCTCCATCTAATTCCAAGTGGAATCTTATATGATAATTGTATAAATCTTATAGGAAATGGCGTAGTTATCAATGTAGAAGCATTTCTTGATGAAATCTCACAATTTAAAAATATAAATGGCAGAATCTACATAAGTCCAAAAGCACATTTAATATTGCCATATCATGAGATTATTGATAAATTCAAAGAAAAAGATTCTAATAGATCTATTGGCACGACTTGTAAAGGTATTGGTCCTGCATATGTTGATAAGGTTGGTAGAAATGGATTTAGAGTAGGGGATTTACTAGATACAGACAGCATGATTGATAAAATGAAAGATTATTTAAAATCAATAGAATTTTATAGTAGTATTTATGATGTCAAACTTCCTAGTATAGATGAACTTGCTTCAAAAATACTTTTTTATTCAAATAATCTAAAACCATTTATAAAAGATACAAATGAAATACTATGGAATGCAATGGATAATAACAAAAAAATACTACTAGAAGGCGCGCAAGGAAGTATGCTAGATATTGATCATGGGACTTACCCTTTTGTTACTAGCTCAAATACGATTTCTGCAGGTGCTTGCAATGGCAGTGGAATCTCACCTCATGATATTGGTGAAGTAATTGGTATTGCTAAGGCATATTGCACTAGGGTTGGAAAAGGATATTTTCCAAGTGAAGATTTTGGAGAAGATGGAAAAAGATTGCAAAAAAATGGCTTTGAATTTGGCACTACGACAGGCAGGACTAGACGATGTGGCTGGTTTGATGCATTTGCTTGCAAATATGCTATTAGGTTAAATGGTGTAACTTCACTTGCATTGATGAAACTTGATGTATTGAGTGGATTTGATAGCATAAAAGTTTGCATTGGATATAAAAAAGATGGAAAAGAATTAAATAGTTTTCCATATAGCCTAGATAAAGTAGAGCCAATTTATAAAGAATTTGAAGGCTTTGATGATGTGAGTGGTATAAGAGAATTTGATAAATTACCAAAAAAAGCACAAGAATATATTTTAAGTTTGGAGCAAATTTTAGGAACTAGGATCTCTATAATCTCAACAAGCCCAGAGAGAGAAGATACTATTAAACGATGA
- a CDS encoding flagellar export protein FliJ, with protein MTTRFNSILKIKKDILNKIERELIKINQAISLKENEIMLLKEQLNNMKAPNVSVYRELLAFKDSTSAFLNEIIEEQNLLEMMYSSRIDINKRYKIAMIEYEKINYLHTEELKLKIDKLKKEEQKFIDEVGGILYHLKK; from the coding sequence ATGACAACGAGATTTAATAGTATATTAAAAATAAAAAAAGACATATTAAACAAGATAGAAAGAGAGCTAATAAAAATCAACCAAGCAATTTCTCTAAAAGAAAATGAAATCATGCTTCTAAAAGAACAGCTAAATAATATGAAAGCACCAAATGTAAGTGTTTATAGAGAATTACTAGCTTTTAAAGATTCTACTTCTGCATTTTTAAATGAGATTATAGAGGAGCAAAATCTCTTAGAGATGATGTATTCAAGTAGAATCGATATAAATAAAAGATATAAAATAGCAATGATTGAATATGAAAAGATTAATTATTTGCACACAGAAGAGTTGAAATTAAAAATAGATAAATTGAAAAAAGAAGAGCAAAAATTCATAGATGAAGTTGGTGGAATCTTATATCATTTAAAAAAATGA
- the pseH gene encoding UDP-4-amino-4,6-dideoxy-N-acetyl-beta-L-altrosamine N-acetyltransferase, with protein MLKDKIQLDSINIIAINFTKLNCNDKLKILDMRNDARVSKYMFFDRKITKKEHFEFIKKLDSTRDRIYFAIKDKKDEILGVISLTNISNLSAYIGIYTNPNINTSNGNLLMQVIKYIGFKEIGLKQLFAQCLKDNRKALRFYEKEGFKEIKTNYIKKNNNLIDVVELVFKE; from the coding sequence ATGCTTAAAGACAAAATACAGCTAGATTCAATAAATATAATTGCTATAAATTTTACTAAGTTAAATTGCAATGATAAATTAAAAATCTTAGATATGCGAAATGATGCAAGAGTCTCAAAATATATGTTTTTTGATAGAAAAATCACAAAAAAAGAACATTTTGAATTTATAAAAAAGCTAGATTCCACAAGAGATAGAATCTATTTTGCAATCAAAGATAAAAAAGATGAAATACTAGGCGTAATATCACTAACAAATATATCAAATCTAAGCGCATATATCGGAATCTATACAAATCCAAATATAAATACATCAAATGGAAATTTATTAATGCAAGTCATAAAATACATAGGTTTTAAAGAGATTGGATTAAAACAATTATTTGCACAATGCCTAAAAGATAATCGCAAAGCATTAAGATTCTATGAAAAAGAAGGTTTTAAAGAGATAAAAACCAACTATATCAAAAAAAATAATAATCTTATAGATGTAGTAGAATTAGTATTTAAGGAATGA